TTTATTCAATACTTATTCTTTAAAAAAAGACAAGATTTACCAAGCATAAAGATAAAGATTGCGAAAAGAAAGGAGGAGATACTACAGGATATTGACCCTGAATTATTAGAATTAGGGTTACTAGCCCAGAAAGCAAAAAATAAAGAAGTATTTACAACTGACGAAGAAAGAAGAGCGAAAATAATGAGGAATAAACTAATAGAAGTAGAGATACTTGAAAGAATAAAACAAAAAAAGGGTCTACTTTACAAATACGATACAACCCTTATTTGTCACCATAAGAAATTTGACTCAGGAAAGAGCTATAAGGATATACACGAAATGGAAGACCTCATTGATCATTTAATTAACATCATGCAAATAATATACAAATTATTATAAGTATTATAAATATACAAATTATTATATATATCAGCTAGTTGACATTATTAATGATATTAATATATATTTTTGCTATGATAGTGAATATTTTAAGTCTTCTAAAAAAGAGTATAAAAAAATCAAGCAGGCTAGAACCTGCTCTCTTTTAGAATTTAAAAATCTGAATTATAATTAATTCATAAAAATTAACTGAAGGTATCATAAGCCAAACGATCAAGAAAAGCTTATAGATACCCCAAAGGATACTAGAAATGTTATACCAAAACGCTTACTTTTTCAAGAACTCCACAAAGGCTAAGGAGACATTACTTGCTAGAATTATTAAGAAGAGCAGAAAGGCTACCAGCTTCGTTAAATCAGTCACCATTGATTACGTAAAATCACGAGTGGTTCGAACTCAAAGGCGAATTAGGCGGGGGTGTACGATCTGTTGGGCTATTGAGAAGAATAATACACAATATTTCGAATCGGGTAGACTTAAGCACTACTCAGCAGGTGACATTCATAGAATGGTTAATGCCTGCCTTGTCAAAGACGGCCTGAAACCTGCTTCTTCTCGTACACTCAGAGGTGATATTAAGGTGTTAAAGGACTTAGGTCTCATTAAAGCCGTAATTCAACCTTTAGGTGAAGGAAATGGCAGCTTCGCATTTTATGTCATCAACTGGAAATTATGGAGAAACTACAAAACGATAATTAAAAACTATTTTGAACAAAAACTTATTAATGACTTTGCTGATAAGAGAATAAAGGGCTCTTTTGAAGAGAAAATCGACAGCATAGTCTTTAATGATGCTGTTGAGATCGAATCAGAAGAAACACAAGCAGTAAGCAAAGAGATACAAGACGTTGGGAACAAAACAGAAACGCTTTGCACGCCCTTGAAAAAACCCTTTATAAAAACTGAACAAGTGGTTGGGAACAAAACAGAAACAAGCGGCGAGCCCTCTAAAACAATTGAACAGTATGAAGATGACATATTGTCAAATGCCTCCCCACAAAATGCCGCCCCTATACCTAAAGGTATAGTAAGCTTTAATAATAATAAGAATTCTAAGAAAACGATTTTAAAAAAATACAATAAAGAGCCTAGTTCTAATAAAGTAGGTGCCGCTTTTGGGTGCATCGGGATTTACAAGAAGAGTTCTTACGAGAAGAAAGACAGGAAAGATATTAGAAAAACTATCGATGAGAAAAAGGTGGAGCTTATCAGCAAATCGGTTGGGAAGATATATCTTAAAGCTAGTAGCTTTAAGAACAATGACAATAGGCAGGATAGGCTACCTTTACAAGCGCCGCCACGCTGCCCCGCGCCGCCTGCCCGCAAGGAAGCATACAAAAGGAGTTATGAGGAGCATATGGAGTGCAATCTAGAGAAGAATTAAAGAATCAATAAGAATACTCTTGCTAGAATAAGGCGTGTAAGTAACAATGTAGCAACGCACAGGAACGCCTTGCGTAACCTTGAGTCTAGCTTGATCTATGCTAGTGATTATGCTACAGATGAAGTAGCTGAGTACTACACACAGCAATTTACACAGGTTTACAGTCATAAGGTTTGGATGTTAAACCCTAACACAGACAATTCGAATGATTTTTACAATTTTTGGGGTACCTTCATGGATAAGTATTTGAATAAGTACAAACAACAGGAGCTCTTAAGCAGGAGGGTTTTCTCTGATGGGTATGGCAATCTAAGTGAGAATGAATCTAGTGGCAGGTTTAAGGACTCAGGTGCAAGGCCTTTGAGTGTGTTTTTGGATAAATTTAGACAAGGTATTAACATTAACAAGGAGGTGGTATCATGAGTGGTGGTAAGGTTCAGCTTAGTCGAGAGGAAAGGATAGTTCATGCTATGCTACGCAAT
The genomic region above belongs to Borrelia sp. P9F1 and contains:
- a CDS encoding plasmid maintenance protein, with amino-acid sequence MLYQNAYFFKNSTKAKETLLARIIKKSRKATSFVKSVTIDYVKSRVVRTQRRIRRGCTICWAIEKNNTQYFESGRLKHYSAGDIHRMVNACLVKDGLKPASSRTLRGDIKVLKDLGLIKAVIQPLGEGNGSFAFYVINWKLWRNYKTIIKNYFEQKLINDFADKRIKGSFEEKIDSIVFNDAVEIESEETQAVSKEIQDVGNKTETLCTPLKKPFIKTEQVVGNKTETSGEPSKTIEQYEDDILSNASPQNAAPIPKGIVSFNNNKNSKKTILKKYNKEPSSNKVGAAFGCIGIYKKSSYEKKDRKDIRKTIDEKKVELISKSVGKIYLKASSFKNNDNRQDRLPLQAPPRCPAPPARKEAYKRSYEEHMECNLEKN